One genomic segment of Hordeum vulgare subsp. vulgare chromosome 2H, MorexV3_pseudomolecules_assembly, whole genome shotgun sequence includes these proteins:
- the LOC123426828 gene encoding uncharacterized protein LOC123426828: protein MPLSVAAEPERACWSAIFCSLQACISEPIRFIHYGSLDVVRRLFCSRGVRERARGTGMREETVNLADEQTGDKNSPAADDDYSEQLAEYGHNSDGEDCSNCDDYHGTDGDYHDTDGDYSDGGGDDYRKDIPPCLKIGYHGDSKNLHVAYSYSRHLVELLSVRPRFPFVGTFVAFSDCSHYYCSSLNGQPHRNVDSQGNLILRAEGAALEDYFRIRVEIPEDDNRIDIANYLFCVDPYACNSVIIHTMPTRYGRDIDVIFVPMYRAIQARLCINLHLTSGSGCSSIDTGCYACGEITAHHQFYGDYNVLLFQCGQDDKAEVIDGRLPLLRTWAAVPIYLEPILIIKLNLCVFTNSGHVNDGHTISFQGDLTFNHDQHEKTICNADHGKVEVQIAYR, encoded by the exons ATGCCGCTGAGCGTTGCCGCCGAACCCGAAAGAGCATGTTGGAGTGCCATCTTCTGCTCTCTGCAG GCCTGCATCTCTGAGCCCATTAGATTTATTCATTACGGAAGTCTCGATGTTGTTCGACGGCTTTTTTGTAGTAGAGGTGTAAGGGAAAGGGCAAGGGGAACGGGAATGAGAGAAGAAACTGTCAATCTTGCAGATGAGCAAACGGGAGACAAAAACTCTCCTGCTGCAGATGATGATTATAGCGAGCAGCTTGCTGAGTACGGCCACAATAGTGATGGTGAGGATTGCAGTAACTGTGACGACTACCATGGCACAGATGGAGACTACCATGACACAGATGGTGACTACTCTGACGGAGGTGGAGATGACTACAGAAAGGATATTCCACCGTGTCTGAAAATTGGCTATCACGGAGACAGCAAGAATCTACATGTTGCTTACAGCTACTCTCGGCACTTGGTGGAGCTGTTATCTGTGCGTCCCCGATTTCCCTTTGTGGGCACCTTCGTTGCTTTCAGCGACTGTTCACATTACTACTGCTCCTCGCTAAATGGACAACCTCATCGCAATGTTGATTCACAG GGTAATTTGATTCTCAGGGCAGAAGGGGCGGCACTTGAGGACTATTTCCGCATTAGAGTTGAAATCCCAGAGGATGATAACCGGATTGACATAGCAAACTACCTATTCTGTGTGGACCCTTATGCATGTAACAGTGTCATTATCCACACAATGCCAACAAGATATGGCCGTGATATAGACGTGATTTTTGTGCCGATGTATCGTGCTATACAGGCCAGATTGTGTATCAACCTTCATCTCACATCTGGCAGTGGCTGTAGCTCCATTGACACCGGATGTTATGCATGTGGTGAAATCACAGCACACCATCAGTTCTATGGCGACTATAATGTCCTGCTTTTTCAGTGTGGACAAGATGATAAGGCAGAGGTTATTGATGGCAGACTTCCATTGTTGCGGACATGGGCAGCTGTTCCGATATACTTAGAGCCGATCTTGATAATCAAGCTGAACCTTTGTGTTTTTACTAATTCTGGCCATGTTAATGACGGCCATACAATCTCCTTCCAAGGTGATCTTACCTTCAACCATGACCAGCATGAAAAGACAATCTGCAATGCTGACCATGGTAAAGTTGAAGTGCAGATTGCATACCGTTAA